A stretch of the Carassius carassius chromosome 6, fCarCar2.1, whole genome shotgun sequence genome encodes the following:
- the LOC132142564 gene encoding uncharacterized protein LOC132142564, with product MDFTFSLRRREVVEDQPLVSTLNQRWPALFNEEQVYAEFRRINHLDLKSTFLTSLDNNSRGLLKLFRAKVIQRGDCDLETLLDNLDEQMADLTVQRRATALRGLPFYFKEHGTICKTILSSEALEHHKVGMKMGILEVVSSNSSTSRSLSDVVNVAIVLEEEVVLENMGDFVSAFIVLFGMLYALNMEYNKDLRYTFEFIQKVFLNMGTECSKKVQTLMSKLLEN from the exons ATGGATTTCACCTTCTCTCTTAGAAGACGTGAGGTTGTTGAAGATCAGCCTCTTGTATCAACACTCAATCAACGATGGCCAGCACTCTTTAATGAGGAACAG GTTTATGCAGAATTTAGAAGGATCAACCATTTAGACCTTAAATCCACATTCCTTACATCATTGGATAACAACTCCAGAGGCTTGCTGAAACTCTTCAGGGCAAAAGTAATACAGAGAGGCGATTGTGACTTGGAGACTTTGCTGGACAATCTAGATGAACAG ATGGCAGACTTAACTGTGCAGAGAAGGGCTACTGCTCTTCGGGGTCTTCCTTTTTATTTCAAGGAACATGGAACCATATGCAAGACTATTctg AGTTCAGAGGCATTGGAGCATCACAAAGTTGGAATGAAAATGGGAATTCTTGAAGTGGTGAGCAGCAACAGTTCCACTTCAAGATCCCTCTCCGATGTGGTAAATGTTGCAATTGTCCTTGAAGAGGAAGTTGTCCTGGAAAACATGGGAGACTTTGTGAGTGCGTTCATTGTCCTCTTTGGCATGCTCTACGCACTAAACATGGAGTACAACAAGGACTTAAGATATACTTTTGAATTCATTCAGAAGGTCTTTTTGAACATGGGAACTGAGTGCAGCAAAAAAGTGCAAACTCTGATGAGCAAATTATTGGAAAACTAA